One window of the Rufibacter radiotolerans genome contains the following:
- a CDS encoding deoxynucleoside kinase, with product MHIAVVGNIGAGKTTLATKLAQHFKWEVFLEAVDDNPYLKDFYEDMPRWAFHLQVFFLNSRFNQVLKINERTAGVVQDRTIYEDAYIFAKNLHQSGMMSDRDFQNYFNLFQSMTNMVKAPDLLVYLKADLPKLIGQIQKRGRDYEENISLSYLKNLNEHYEQWISGYHHGKLLVIDVNNMDFVQNPEDLGLIIDRINIELFGLF from the coding sequence ATGCATATTGCAGTAGTAGGCAACATTGGTGCCGGCAAAACCACCCTGGCCACCAAGCTGGCCCAGCATTTTAAATGGGAAGTTTTTTTGGAGGCTGTAGATGACAACCCCTATCTCAAAGATTTCTATGAAGACATGCCTCGGTGGGCTTTTCACCTGCAGGTCTTCTTCCTGAACAGCCGGTTTAACCAGGTCCTTAAAATAAATGAGCGCACCGCCGGCGTAGTACAGGACCGCACCATTTATGAAGACGCCTACATCTTCGCCAAGAACCTGCACCAGTCGGGCATGATGAGTGACCGTGATTTCCAGAACTACTTCAATCTGTTCCAGTCCATGACCAACATGGTTAAGGCCCCAGACCTGCTGGTCTACCTGAAGGCAGATTTACCCAAGCTCATTGGCCAGATCCAGAAAAGAGGGCGGGACTACGAGGAGAACATCTCGCTTTCTTACCTTAAGAACCTGAACGAGCACTATGAGCAATGGATCTCGGGTTACCACCACGGCAAACTACTGGTGATTGACGTGAACAACATGGACTTTGTGCAGAACCCTGAGGACCTGGGGCTGATCATTGACCGGATCAACATTGAACTGTTCGGCTTGTTTTAG
- a CDS encoding S8 family peptidase, translating into MFYKYLQVTPSKLLLGAAVIASSCVFQSCEKVEDAAQPEEVVGQSNVGEIIAGQYIVVLKKEGGPRVPENASYSERVRQVRAFGQQMLRERGLNPNALEHAYGKAVQGFAVSLSEDEVEKLRKDGRVAYVEPDKIISLGKPGGGGTTQPAQVIPYGISRVGYGDATGKTAWVIDTGIDLDHPDLNVNSARSRTFITSGPDAETPDDGNGHGSHVAGTIAAKNNTIGVVGVAFNATVVAVKVLNSRGSGSTSGVVAGIDYVAASGKAGDVANMSLGGGVSTTLDNAVINAAKGGIIFCLAAGNETDNANNHSPARANGVNVYTISAMNNTDNWASFSNYGNPPVDYCAPGVSIKSTWKDGAYNTISGTSMATPHAAGVMLLTGGRPTTSGTVIGDPDGKPDPIIHK; encoded by the coding sequence ATGTTTTACAAGTACCTACAAGTAACCCCGTCTAAGTTGTTATTGGGAGCAGCGGTAATCGCTTCCTCTTGTGTTTTCCAGAGCTGCGAAAAGGTAGAAGACGCCGCGCAGCCCGAGGAAGTAGTGGGCCAATCTAACGTTGGAGAAATCATTGCTGGTCAGTACATAGTGGTATTGAAGAAAGAAGGTGGTCCACGAGTGCCAGAAAACGCTTCTTATTCAGAAAGGGTACGGCAGGTTCGTGCTTTTGGCCAGCAGATGCTGCGGGAACGGGGACTTAACCCAAACGCCCTGGAGCATGCCTACGGGAAAGCTGTGCAGGGTTTCGCGGTAAGCTTGTCTGAGGACGAGGTGGAAAAACTACGCAAAGATGGCCGCGTAGCCTACGTGGAGCCAGATAAAATCATAAGCCTGGGCAAACCCGGGGGAGGAGGCACTACCCAGCCTGCCCAGGTAATTCCCTACGGGATAAGCCGGGTAGGTTACGGAGATGCCACCGGCAAAACCGCTTGGGTTATTGACACGGGAATTGACCTGGACCACCCAGACTTAAACGTGAATTCTGCGCGCAGCCGTACCTTTATCACCAGCGGCCCAGATGCGGAAACGCCGGACGACGGAAACGGGCACGGCTCCCACGTGGCGGGTACCATTGCCGCTAAAAATAACACCATTGGCGTAGTGGGAGTTGCTTTCAATGCTACCGTGGTGGCCGTAAAAGTGCTGAACTCCCGCGGAAGCGGCTCTACTTCTGGCGTAGTGGCTGGTATTGATTATGTGGCTGCCAGCGGGAAAGCCGGCGACGTGGCTAACATGAGCCTGGGGGGCGGAGTGTCCACAACCCTTGACAATGCCGTGATCAATGCAGCGAAAGGAGGAATTATTTTCTGCCTGGCTGCCGGCAATGAAACCGATAATGCCAACAACCATTCTCCGGCCCGGGCCAACGGGGTGAACGTATATACCATCTCGGCCATGAACAACACAGATAACTGGGCTTCTTTCTCCAACTATGGTAACCCGCCGGTTGACTACTGCGCCCCAGGCGTAAGCATAAAATCTACCTGGAAAGACGGCGCCTACAACACCATCAGCGGAACCTCCATGGCCACGCCGCACGCGGCCGGCGTCATGCTACTGACTGGCGGACGGCCTACCACCAGTGGTACTGTGATTGGCGACCCAGACGGGAAGCCTGACCCTATTATCCATAAATAG
- a CDS encoding MOSC domain-containing protein: MLTLVLSEIYIYPIKSLGGISLTSAQVEERGLQYDRRWMLIDESGVFLTQRKIAEMALLKVSLTPDGLEVRHTAKEMEPLLVPYESDSTRSTLVTVWEDICFAYIVSNQANAWFSEALGMNCRLVYMPENSIRLVDPNYARHNEKVSFADGYPFLIIGQESLNDLNSRLAEPVPMNRFRPTFVFTGGLPYAEEKWKTFKIGNVLFYGAKPCGRCNVTTIDQTTAQAGQEPLKTLSEYRKQGNKVMFGMNLLGLSTGTVSVGDPIVVMEAAPVTQEE, from the coding sequence ATGTTAACGTTAGTACTTAGTGAAATCTACATTTACCCTATAAAATCATTGGGCGGCATCTCTTTGACTTCGGCTCAGGTAGAGGAAAGGGGTTTGCAATATGACCGCCGGTGGATGCTGATAGACGAGAGTGGCGTTTTCCTGACCCAGCGCAAGATTGCCGAGATGGCCCTACTAAAGGTAAGTCTCACCCCCGATGGGCTGGAGGTAAGGCACACCGCCAAAGAAATGGAACCGCTGCTGGTGCCGTATGAATCTGACAGCACCCGCTCTACCTTGGTAACGGTGTGGGAAGATATTTGCTTTGCCTACATTGTGAGCAACCAGGCCAATGCCTGGTTCTCTGAAGCCCTGGGCATGAATTGCCGCCTGGTGTACATGCCAGAGAACTCCATTAGGTTAGTAGACCCCAACTACGCCCGCCATAATGAGAAAGTGAGTTTTGCAGATGGGTACCCTTTCCTGATCATCGGGCAGGAGTCTCTCAATGATTTGAACAGCCGGCTGGCGGAGCCGGTGCCTATGAACCGGTTCAGGCCTACGTTTGTGTTCACGGGGGGCTTGCCCTACGCCGAGGAAAAATGGAAGACCTTTAAGATAGGCAACGTGCTGTTCTACGGCGCTAAGCCCTGCGGCCGCTGCAATGTCACCACCATAGACCAAACCACTGCCCAGGCCGGGCAGGAACCGCTCAAAACCCTATCTGAGTACCGCAAGCAAGGCAACAAAGTGATGTTCGGGATGAACCTGCTGGGCTTGTCTACCGGTACGGTTTCGGTGGGGGACCCCATTGTGGTGATGGAAGCCGCCCCGGTAACCCAGGAAGAGTAA
- a CDS encoding M23 family metallopeptidase, with the protein MHSTNFYRAFSSLLLALGLVLFLALPGCSPKNTFKAVFKKQSPYEKYRAGLKDAKLDQTALGQQWVAAGEQALQKPVPVTLPFKETGYFPANKPMAASYQFKVQRGQKVAVKVQTQGQEVPQVFIDLFEANPDNAAQPKQVAYADTTAQSLDYEIEEDLPHLLRVQPELLRSGQYTVTIETQPTLAFPVQGKDSRAVQSFWGAERDAGARKHEGVDIFAARLTPVVAAVEGVVTRVNVTPIGGKVVWLSDLKRQQSLYYAHLDSQLVQPGQRVAVGDVLGLMGNTGNAITTAPHLHFGIYRFGEGAVDPYPFVYQDRTKPTALKVDEKKLGSWARVAKSNVALRESPASSANSLLTLPLHTPLQVLAGSATWYRVQLPDGQQGYVTASLVESLDKPLQAVRLTRPADLLDASSEKASSRKSLPADTTVRVLARQEGYWLVKDAHGTIGWVSEDAAR; encoded by the coding sequence ATGCATTCCACCAATTTTTATAGAGCCTTTTCCTCTCTTTTGCTGGCCCTAGGGCTGGTGCTGTTTTTGGCCCTGCCCGGGTGTAGCCCCAAGAATACGTTCAAGGCCGTGTTCAAAAAGCAGAGCCCTTATGAGAAATACCGGGCCGGCCTCAAAGACGCTAAACTGGACCAGACGGCCTTAGGCCAGCAATGGGTAGCGGCCGGGGAACAAGCCCTGCAGAAACCCGTGCCCGTAACGCTCCCCTTCAAAGAGACCGGCTATTTCCCGGCAAATAAACCCATGGCGGCCAGTTACCAGTTCAAGGTGCAGCGCGGGCAGAAAGTGGCGGTAAAAGTACAGACCCAGGGCCAAGAGGTGCCGCAGGTGTTCATTGATCTTTTTGAAGCCAATCCAGACAACGCCGCCCAACCCAAACAGGTGGCGTACGCCGATACCACGGCCCAAAGCCTGGACTATGAGATAGAGGAAGACCTGCCGCATTTGCTTCGGGTGCAGCCCGAGCTCCTGCGCAGCGGCCAGTACACTGTCACCATTGAAACGCAGCCCACGCTGGCCTTTCCGGTGCAGGGCAAGGACAGCAGGGCGGTGCAGAGCTTCTGGGGCGCAGAGCGCGATGCCGGGGCCCGGAAGCACGAAGGCGTAGATATCTTCGCGGCCCGCCTTACCCCCGTGGTGGCAGCGGTAGAGGGAGTAGTGACCCGGGTGAACGTGACGCCCATTGGCGGAAAAGTGGTCTGGCTCTCTGACCTGAAGCGCCAGCAGAGTTTGTATTACGCCCACCTGGACAGCCAACTGGTACAGCCCGGGCAACGCGTGGCAGTGGGTGATGTCCTGGGCCTGATGGGCAACACCGGCAACGCCATCACCACGGCCCCGCACCTGCACTTTGGTATCTACCGATTCGGCGAGGGCGCCGTAGACCCGTACCCTTTTGTATACCAGGACCGCACCAAACCCACGGCCTTGAAAGTAGATGAGAAAAAACTGGGCAGTTGGGCCCGGGTGGCCAAGTCTAATGTGGCCCTTCGGGAGTCTCCCGCCTCCTCGGCTAACAGCCTGCTCACGCTGCCGCTGCACACCCCACTGCAGGTACTGGCCGGATCTGCCACCTGGTACCGGGTACAGCTGCCAGACGGCCAGCAAGGCTACGTGACGGCTTCCTTGGTAGAGTCCTTAGACAAGCCCCTGCAGGCCGTTCGCCTGACCAGGCCGGCCGACCTGCTGGACGCCTCCTCAGAAAAGGCCTCTTCCCGTAAAAGCCTGCCCGCCGATACCACCGTGCGGGTGTTGGCCAGGCAGGAAGGTTACTGGCTGGTGAAAGACGCGCATGGCACCATCGGCTGGGTATCTGAGGACGCGGCGCGTTAA
- a CDS encoding CDGSH iron-sulfur domain-containing protein, translated as MKTKITVNSNGSLKVEGDLLVVDAQGNEYNLQGREVVSFCRCGLSQNKPFCDGSHRNHFEHNAVAFDLPPKKV; from the coding sequence ATGAAAACAAAAATCACCGTAAACAGCAACGGGTCCCTGAAAGTGGAAGGCGACCTGCTGGTAGTAGATGCCCAGGGCAACGAATATAACCTGCAGGGCCGTGAGGTGGTAAGCTTCTGCCGCTGTGGACTTTCCCAGAACAAGCCTTTCTGCGATGGCTCGCACAGGAATCACTTTGAGCACAACGCCGTGGCCTTTGACCTGCCGCCAAAAAAAGTCTAG
- a CDS encoding APC family permease, protein MSETATAPAATGFKREIKLFDAVMLVAGSMIGSGIFIVSADIGRSVGSAGYLLLVWGLTGLMTLAGALSYGELTSLMPRAGGQYVYLRESYGPLVAFLYGWTLFLVIQSGTIAAVAVAFARFTGVLVPWFSEETILLDLGFFQFTSVQLLAIASIILLTLVNQQGVRNGTIIQNIFGSTKIIALFALLGFGLLLGTNAEVMDLNFSNLWDAQSVVLDKETGAITRTTLSGWALMVGIGTAMIGSLFSSDAWNNIGFSGDEIVNPKRTIVLSMAIGTGLVTILYILINVVYLAILPLQGDPAGIDVLSRGIQFASNDRVGTAVAEMIGGAPATIAIAILIMISTFGCNNGVILSAPRVYYAMAKDGLFFPRMARLNKNGVPGAALAIQCVWASLLCLSGRYSDLLDYVIFAVLLFYILTIAGIFVLRRTMPDAPRPYKAIGYPVLPALYIIMASFICTILLIYKPDYSWPGLILVGVGVPVYFLFGKRFRKIED, encoded by the coding sequence ATGTCTGAGACTGCTACCGCCCCCGCCGCTACCGGGTTCAAGCGCGAGATTAAGTTATTTGACGCCGTCATGCTGGTGGCCGGTTCCATGATTGGCTCCGGTATTTTTATTGTAAGCGCAGACATTGGCCGCTCAGTGGGTAGTGCCGGTTACCTGCTGTTGGTGTGGGGCCTTACCGGGCTCATGACCCTGGCGGGCGCGCTCAGCTACGGCGAACTTACCAGCCTTATGCCCCGCGCGGGCGGGCAGTACGTGTACCTGCGCGAGTCATATGGCCCTTTGGTGGCGTTTCTGTATGGCTGGACTTTGTTTCTGGTGATCCAGAGCGGGACCATTGCCGCGGTGGCCGTGGCTTTTGCCCGTTTTACCGGCGTGCTGGTTCCCTGGTTCTCTGAAGAGACCATTCTGCTGGATCTGGGCTTTTTCCAATTCACCTCGGTGCAGTTGCTGGCTATTGCCTCTATTATTTTGCTCACGCTGGTCAACCAGCAGGGCGTCCGGAACGGTACCATCATCCAAAATATCTTCGGGAGCACTAAAATCATAGCCTTGTTTGCCCTGCTGGGTTTTGGCTTGCTGCTGGGCACCAACGCCGAGGTCATGGACCTCAACTTCTCTAACCTCTGGGATGCCCAATCTGTGGTGCTAGACAAAGAGACCGGCGCCATCACCCGCACCACCCTGTCGGGTTGGGCCTTGATGGTAGGTATTGGCACGGCCATGATCGGCTCCCTTTTCTCTTCAGATGCCTGGAACAACATTGGCTTCTCCGGTGATGAGATTGTGAACCCTAAGCGCACCATTGTCCTGAGCATGGCTATTGGCACCGGTCTTGTCACCATTCTGTACATTCTCATTAACGTGGTGTACCTGGCTATCCTACCCCTGCAAGGCGACCCTGCCGGGATAGATGTCCTGAGCCGTGGAATTCAGTTTGCCAGCAATGACCGGGTGGGCACGGCCGTGGCCGAAATGATTGGCGGGGCACCGGCTACCATTGCCATTGCCATCCTGATCATGATCTCCACCTTTGGCTGCAATAACGGCGTTATCCTTTCCGCCCCGCGGGTGTACTACGCCATGGCCAAAGACGGTCTTTTCTTCCCTAGAATGGCCAGACTGAACAAGAACGGCGTACCTGGGGCAGCCCTGGCCATCCAGTGCGTGTGGGCCAGCTTGCTTTGCCTCTCGGGCCGGTATTCAGACCTGCTGGATTACGTGATTTTTGCGGTGCTGCTGTTTTACATTCTCACCATTGCCGGCATTTTTGTGCTGCGCCGCACCATGCCAGATGCGCCCCGTCCGTACAAAGCCATTGGCTACCCGGTGCTGCCGGCACTCTATATTATAATGGCCTCCTTCATCTGCACCATTCTCCTCATCTATAAACCTGATTACTCCTGGCCAGGCCTTATTCTGGTGGGCGTAGGGGTACCGGTGTATTTTCTCTTCGGGAAACGGTTCAGGAAAATAGAGGACTAA
- a CDS encoding GNAT family N-acetyltransferase yields MSSSTSSASTVSIQPTTNPTPIQELAFATWHPTYSSILAREQIEYMLEQLYTIDALQQQMLEGQTFLLLCTDDQPSAFAAYSCLNAEEQRYKLNKLYIHPHFQGRGYGRLLLEEVTQRVKQSGGKKLELNVHRENPAKDFYLKQGFKILQKIDIPFGPFTLNDYIMCLIVTSPENKAG; encoded by the coding sequence ATGTCTTCTTCAACTTCTTCCGCTAGCACAGTTTCCATACAACCCACTACCAACCCCACCCCCATCCAGGAACTGGCCTTTGCCACCTGGCACCCTACGTATTCGTCCATTCTGGCCAGGGAGCAGATTGAGTACATGCTGGAGCAACTCTACACCATTGACGCCCTTCAGCAGCAGATGCTGGAGGGCCAGACCTTCCTGTTGCTGTGTACAGATGATCAGCCTTCGGCATTTGCCGCCTACTCCTGCCTCAATGCAGAGGAGCAACGGTACAAACTTAACAAGCTGTACATTCACCCCCACTTCCAGGGGCGTGGGTACGGCCGGCTACTTCTTGAAGAAGTGACACAACGGGTAAAACAATCCGGCGGAAAAAAATTGGAGTTAAACGTGCACCGCGAAAACCCCGCAAAGGACTTTTATTTAAAACAGGGTTTTAAAATATTACAAAAAATTGATATTCCTTTTGGCCCTTTCACCTTGAATGACTACATTATGTGCTTAATTGTAACATCGCCTGAAAATAAAGCCGGGTAA
- a CDS encoding OmpA/MotB family protein — MMKKRFIAPVLSATIALGLLGSCVSSKKYEAALAENRSLVVLQDELSKQKAELERERAALQQDKERLNKEKAELAEEKASTEASLRTNLSSKSQQVDKLSADLQAREARLKEMQRILDEKDRAVNNLRKVVSNALLGFKASDLTVDVRNGKVYVSLSNQLLFKSGSTKVDAAGQEALKKLASVLQNQPDVNVVVEGHTDDVPVAKGTLGMQDNWDLSVLRATEITRILTEAGVAPGRVTPSGRSKYVPVDPATTAEARQKNRRTEIILTPKLDELFQILEKN, encoded by the coding sequence ATGATGAAAAAAAGATTTATTGCCCCTGTACTGTCCGCCACCATCGCCTTAGGGCTGCTGGGCTCTTGCGTCTCCTCTAAAAAGTATGAAGCGGCCCTGGCCGAAAACCGTTCTCTGGTAGTGCTGCAGGACGAACTGTCTAAGCAGAAAGCCGAACTGGAAAGAGAGCGGGCGGCCTTGCAGCAAGACAAAGAACGCCTGAACAAAGAGAAAGCCGAACTAGCCGAAGAAAAAGCCTCTACCGAAGCATCGCTCCGCACCAACCTGAGCTCCAAAAGCCAGCAGGTAGACAAACTGTCCGCTGACCTACAGGCCCGCGAAGCCCGCCTGAAGGAAATGCAGCGTATTCTGGACGAGAAAGACCGCGCCGTGAACAACCTGCGCAAGGTGGTGAGCAACGCCTTGTTGGGCTTCAAGGCTTCAGACCTAACCGTAGACGTGCGCAACGGAAAAGTGTATGTATCCCTTTCCAACCAACTGCTGTTCAAATCTGGCTCTACCAAAGTAGACGCCGCCGGACAGGAAGCGCTTAAGAAACTGGCCTCTGTACTGCAGAACCAGCCTGACGTGAACGTGGTAGTAGAAGGCCACACCGATGACGTGCCAGTAGCCAAGGGAACCCTGGGCATGCAGGACAACTGGGACCTGAGCGTATTGCGCGCCACCGAAATCACCCGCATCTTGACCGAAGCCGGTGTAGCCCCGGGCCGCGTGACCCCATCGGGCCGTTCTAAATACGTGCCCGTTGACCCAGCCACTACCGCAGAGGCACGCCAAAAAAACCGTCGCACCGAGATTATCCTCACGCCTAAGTTAGATGAGCTGTTCCAGATCCTGGAAAAGAACTAA
- a CDS encoding porin family protein, translating to MKKFVLAGALALLSIVGVQAQTTIGIKGGLNVATVRIPGTHVDPLVGFHAGLFASTPISSKFALQPEILYSKQGVETRDYIDRYHYLNIPLIFKGTLTGGLHAQFGPQFGILLAADRQEGRYSQDITDKLNRYDGALALGLGYDVGSWQVSARYNVGLSDTRDEHMKGVNYANNVFQLSLGYKIR from the coding sequence ATGAAAAAATTTGTATTGGCTGGCGCCTTGGCGCTATTGAGTATAGTGGGCGTTCAGGCCCAGACCACCATTGGGATTAAGGGCGGCTTAAACGTGGCCACCGTGCGTATACCCGGTACCCATGTAGACCCCTTAGTGGGCTTTCATGCCGGGTTATTCGCCTCTACCCCCATCTCCAGCAAGTTTGCCCTGCAGCCCGAGATCCTTTACTCCAAGCAAGGCGTAGAGACCCGTGACTATATTGACCGTTACCATTACCTGAACATCCCGCTTATTTTCAAGGGCACCCTGACCGGCGGGCTCCATGCGCAGTTTGGTCCACAGTTTGGCATTTTACTGGCCGCCGACCGCCAGGAAGGCCGTTACTCCCAAGACATCACTGATAAGCTGAACCGGTATGACGGTGCCCTGGCCCTGGGGCTTGGGTATGACGTGGGCTCCTGGCAAGTTTCGGCGCGGTATAACGTGGGCTTGTCAGACACCAGAGATGAGCACATGAAGGGCGTCAATTATGCCAACAATGTTTTCCAGCTTTCTTTGGGGTATAAAATAAGGTAA
- the xseA gene encoding exodeoxyribonuclease VII large subunit, with protein MGTYFQSFREEISLTVSTNRPLTLYEFNRRLREEIENALPHRYWIIAEISEARVHHQSGHCYLTLTDKEPGAKSTLTAQARGTIWKRQYTEIAQYFEAQTGHPLRAGLKILFNASPRFHELYGFSLDIHDIDPTYTLGDLARQRQETITRLETEGLLNLNQKQTLPLVPQRLAVISSPTAAGYQDFVAQLAHNPFGYAFALTLFEASVQGAEAVSSIKAALSRVTLQRQAFDAVIIIRGGGSQTDLLCFDHYDLASAVAQMPLPVLTGIGHERDESVTDLVAHTPLKTPTAVAAFLVDRLNEFESNMEAVFLEIKDAATTLAMAQERRIALLAAQVQQRTNHFLLTRQHQLECQTRTLSDKPQKYLTQEQRHVMCEELRLTHAVQQVLRAKESRQQQFSQHLESSSLKKMETGQRKVTHVEHCLQMVAKQRIQKAQLLFQKNQQRLLYGSKDHLQIKAHQLQLVEMDVRSHDPEIMLMRGYTLTYVNGKLLRSLDQVKPGDQLKTRLLAGSVHSKVTKTEQPDLFE; from the coding sequence ATGGGGACATATTTTCAGAGTTTTCGCGAAGAGATATCGCTAACGGTTAGCACTAACCGTCCGCTTACGCTCTATGAGTTTAACCGGAGGCTGCGCGAGGAAATTGAGAATGCTCTGCCCCACCGCTACTGGATCATTGCCGAGATCTCTGAGGCCCGGGTGCACCACCAAAGTGGCCACTGCTACCTCACCCTCACCGACAAAGAACCCGGCGCCAAAAGCACCCTCACCGCCCAGGCCCGCGGCACCATCTGGAAACGCCAGTACACGGAGATTGCCCAGTATTTTGAGGCGCAGACCGGCCACCCTTTAAGAGCAGGGCTAAAGATCCTGTTCAATGCCAGCCCCAGGTTCCATGAGCTGTACGGCTTCAGCCTGGACATTCATGACATTGACCCTACGTATACCTTAGGCGATCTGGCCCGGCAACGGCAGGAAACCATTACGCGCTTGGAGACCGAAGGCCTCCTGAACCTCAACCAAAAGCAGACCCTGCCCCTGGTACCGCAACGGCTGGCTGTGATCTCATCGCCTACCGCCGCCGGCTACCAGGATTTTGTGGCCCAGCTGGCGCACAACCCCTTCGGCTACGCCTTCGCCCTCACCCTTTTTGAGGCCAGCGTGCAAGGTGCGGAAGCGGTTTCGTCTATCAAGGCGGCTTTATCCAGAGTAACCCTGCAGCGCCAGGCCTTTGACGCGGTCATTATCATCAGGGGCGGAGGCTCCCAGACCGATCTGCTGTGCTTTGACCATTATGACCTGGCTTCGGCGGTGGCCCAGATGCCCTTGCCCGTGCTTACCGGTATTGGCCATGAGCGCGATGAATCTGTGACCGACCTGGTGGCCCATACGCCCCTAAAAACGCCTACCGCCGTAGCCGCCTTTTTGGTAGACCGACTGAACGAGTTTGAATCTAACATGGAAGCGGTATTTCTGGAGATAAAGGATGCCGCTACTACGCTGGCCATGGCTCAGGAACGGCGCATTGCCCTGCTGGCGGCCCAGGTGCAGCAACGTACCAACCATTTCCTGCTCACCCGCCAGCACCAACTGGAGTGCCAGACCCGCACCCTGTCAGACAAGCCCCAGAAATACCTTACCCAGGAGCAACGGCATGTCATGTGCGAGGAGCTACGGTTGACCCACGCCGTGCAGCAGGTTCTTCGGGCCAAGGAGTCAAGACAGCAGCAGTTCTCCCAGCACCTGGAAAGCAGTAGCCTGAAAAAAATGGAGACCGGCCAGCGCAAAGTCACGCACGTGGAGCATTGTCTGCAGATGGTGGCCAAGCAACGCATTCAGAAAGCGCAGTTGTTGTTCCAGAAAAACCAGCAACGCCTGCTCTACGGCAGTAAAGACCACCTTCAGATCAAAGCCCACCAACTGCAACTGGTAGAGATGGACGTGCGGTCCCATGACCCCGAAATCATGCTCATGCGCGGCTACACACTCACCTACGTCAACGGGAAACTTTTGAGATCCCTGGACCAGGTGAAACCCGGCGACCAGCTTAAGACCCGTCTGCTTGCCGGCAGCGTGCACAGCAAAGTAACCAAAACCGAACAACCAGACCTTTTTGAATAA
- the xseB gene encoding exodeoxyribonuclease VII small subunit: MTPNLTYKQATQELETILKAIENDDVDVDELTQKVQRSSELIKLCKQKLRTAEDAINQVFQDINCEDPKAE, encoded by the coding sequence ATGACCCCTAATTTAACCTATAAGCAAGCCACCCAGGAACTGGAAACCATACTCAAAGCCATTGAGAACGATGATGTGGACGTAGACGAGCTTACCCAGAAAGTGCAGCGCTCCTCTGAGCTCATCAAACTCTGCAAACAGAAACTCCGCACCGCCGAAGACGCCATCAACCAGGTGTTCCAGGACATTAACTGCGAGGACCCCAAAGCGGAGTAA
- a CDS encoding zinc dependent phospholipase C family protein, with product MGYSWGFFGHKVIQQLAIYALPTAMQSFYHRHMATLVDNSVRPDERRQTDPTEAPRHFIDIDAFGPHAVHEMPQAWVPATAKYSADTLTKYGVVPWYVLKMKENLTRAFYRKDTDSILYYSADLAHYIQDAHVPLHTTVNHDGHLTGQDGLHSLWESKLPEQHLANYNLRHDKARYVANPEQEIWKVIRASHKLVPDLLAIEKKVSKDFTPDTKFIEVTRNGQKRLTHTDAFATAYHQALGNMVQDRMREAATQTASFWYTCWVDGGKPDLDQMLLTPRTKEEQKQMKQEQMAWKKGNLQEKDLLLTRIRISLMNVVDWVKEPFA from the coding sequence ATGGGGTACAGCTGGGGTTTCTTTGGCCACAAGGTCATTCAGCAGCTTGCTATTTATGCCCTGCCCACCGCAATGCAATCTTTTTACCACCGGCATATGGCCACGCTGGTAGACAACTCGGTGCGGCCTGATGAGCGCCGCCAGACAGACCCCACCGAGGCTCCCCGCCATTTCATTGATATTGATGCCTTTGGCCCGCACGCCGTGCATGAAATGCCCCAGGCCTGGGTTCCGGCAACAGCCAAGTATAGCGCAGACACCCTCACCAAATATGGCGTAGTGCCGTGGTACGTGCTTAAGATGAAGGAAAACCTGACCAGGGCCTTCTACCGCAAAGACACCGACAGCATTCTCTATTATTCCGCAGATCTGGCCCATTATATACAAGATGCGCACGTGCCGTTGCACACCACCGTGAACCATGACGGTCACCTGACCGGGCAAGACGGTCTGCACAGCCTTTGGGAATCTAAACTGCCCGAGCAGCACCTGGCCAACTACAACCTGCGCCATGACAAAGCCCGCTATGTGGCCAACCCGGAGCAGGAAATCTGGAAAGTGATTAGAGCCTCGCACAAACTGGTGCCAGACCTGCTGGCCATTGAGAAAAAGGTAAGCAAAGACTTTACCCCTGACACAAAATTTATTGAAGTAACCCGCAACGGCCAGAAACGCCTCACCCATACAGACGCCTTCGCCACGGCCTACCACCAGGCGTTGGGCAACATGGTGCAGGACAGAATGCGCGAGGCGGCCACCCAAACGGCTTCTTTCTGGTACACCTGCTGGGTAGACGGCGGCAAGCCAGACCTGGACCAAATGCTGCTCACCCCGCGCACCAAGGAAGAGCAAAAGCAAATGAAGCAGGAGCAAATGGCCTGGAAAAAAGGAAACCTACAAGAAAAAGACCTCCTGCTCACCAGAATAAGGATCTCCCTTATGAACGTGGTGGACTGGGTAAAAGAGCCTTTTGCCTAA